CTCGCCTCCCAGGCGATCAGCTGGCGCACGCCCCGGGAGGCGGTGTCGGCGGCGAGGTCCTGCTCGGTGACTCCGAAGGTGGCGAGGTCCTCCTGCGGGAGGTAGATCCGGTCGCGGTCGAGGTCCTCGGCGACGTCCTGCAGGTGTTCGACGATCTGCAGCGCGGTGCAGATGTCGTCGGAGAGCTCGATCCGCTCGGGGGTGGCGCGGCCGGCCAGGGCGAGCACCAGGCGGCCGACCGGGTCGGCGGACAGCGTGCAGTAGTGCCGGAGGTCGGCGTAGGCCGGGTAGCGGGTGGTGCACTGGTCCACCCGGTTGGCCTCGATCAGTCGGCGGAACGGCTCCGGGGTGACGGCGTGCCGCTCGATCAGCGGGACCAGCCGGCGGATCAGCGGGTGCCGGGGCTCGCCGGCGGCGGTGCCGAGGACGGTGCCGCCCTGGGCGCGGTCGTCGCCGAGGGCGGCGGCGAAGGCCCGGTCGAGGTCGAGCTCCAGCCCGTCCAGCAGGGCGAGCCGGAAGCCTTCGTCGTCGGGGGCGCCCTTGACGCCCAGCGCGGCGGCGACGCCGGCGGGGTCGGCCAGGTCGCCGTCGCCGGCGTCGTCGATCAGCCGGGCGAAGCCGTAGACCGCCATCAGGTCCGCGCGCCAGGCGGCGGGCAGGAACGCGGGGGCGACCGGGAAGTTCTCCAGGTCCGCCTTGTCCAGCGTCACCGCTGCTGTCTGGTTATCTGACTTAGTTGAAGCCGACACTGCCGTCACTCCCCCGTTCTACACCGGTCCCGCCCGCCACCGCGCACCGGACACGCTTCTGTCGCCACGCCTTCACCCGCCGCACGCCGCAGGGCCGGTGCCCGGGGATCCGCTCCCCGCGCACCGGCCCTGCGACGTGCGACCCGGCCCCGGTCAGGGGCGGTCGCCCTTCTCGTACCGCCGGACGACCTCCTCGGTCGGACCGTCCATGATCAGCTCACCGTGCTCGATCCAGATGGTGCGCTCACAGACCTCGCGGATCGCGTTGTTGTCGTGGCTCACCAGGAAGACGGTGCCGGCCTCCTTGCGCAGCTCGTTGATCCGGGCCTTGGAGCGCTGCTGGAAGCCCTGGTCGCCGGTGGCGAGGGCCTCGTCGATCAGCAGCACGTCGTGGGTCTTCGCCGCCGCGATGGAGAACCGCAGGCGGGCGCCCATGCCGGAGGAGTAGGTGCGCATCGGCAGCGAGATGAAGTCGCCCTTCTCGTTGATGCCCGAGAAGTCGACGATGTTCTGGTACCGCTCGCGCACCTGGGCCGGGGACATGCCCATCGCCAGGCAGCCCAGCACCACGTTGCGCTCACCGGTCAGGTCGTTCATCAGCGCCGCGTTCACGCCCAGCAGCGAGGGCTGGCCGTTGGTGTAGATGGCGCCCTTCTCGGTCGGCAGCAGGCCGGCGATCGCCGCCAGCATGGTCGACTTGCCGGAGCCGTTCGAGCCGATCAGACCGACCGCCTCGCCCTTGTACGCGGTGAAGCTGATGCCGCGCACCGCGTGCACCTCGCGGATCGAGGGCGACTTCTTGCGGGTGATGATCCGGCTCAGCGCGGACGTGGCGCTGCCCTTGCCGGCGCCCGCGCCGTGCACCTTGTAGACGATGTGCACGTCGTCCACCACCACGGTGGGGACCCGGGCCTTGTCGGTGTCCACCACGGTGGCCTCCTTGACGGTGTCGAGCGCTGCGTCAGCCACGGCCGTACTCCTCCTCTGCCTTCCAGAAGAACACGAAACCGACGACGAAGGCGACGATCGCCCAGGTGCCGGCCATCATCCAGATGTGGTCGGGCAGGATCAGCGCCTTCGGCAGCTGGTGGCCGTCCGCTGCGGTGCCGCCCGGGTAGAGGCTCTTGTCGAAGCTCTCGGGCATGAACGCGTAGCGGATCAGGTCCATGTAGACCACGGCCGGGTTCCAGGAGTAGAGCGTCTGCCAGAGCGGCGGCCACTTCTCGATGAAGCTCGAGACGCTGTACATCACGCCCGAGATGTACATCCAGGTGCGCAGCAGGAACGGCATCAGCTGCGAGATGTCGGAGGTCTTCGAGCCGATCCGGGCCATCACCATGGCCAGACCGGTGTTGAACATCGACTGGAGCACCAGCGCCGGGATGATCAGCAGCCAGGTCATGCCCGGGGGGATGCCGTTCATCAGCACGATGACGACCAGCACCACCATCGAGATCAGCAGCTGCTGGAGCTGGATGATCGTGAAGGCGATCGGCAGGCTGGCGCGCGGGAAGTGCAGCGCCCGGATCAGGCCGAGGTTGTCGGAGATCGACCGGGTGCCGGCCTGGATCGCGCTCTGCGAGAACTGAAAGATGAAGACGCCGATGCACAGCCAGGCGATGTACGCCGGGACGGTGTCCCGGTTGT
The DNA window shown above is from Streptomyces sp. TLI_171 and carries:
- the hpnC gene encoding squalene synthase HpnC, whose product is MTLDKADLENFPVAPAFLPAAWRADLMAVYGFARLIDDAGDGDLADPAGVAAALGVKGAPDDEGFRLALLDGLELDLDRAFAAALGDDRAQGGTVLGTAAGEPRHPLIRRLVPLIERHAVTPEPFRRLIEANRVDQCTTRYPAYADLRHYCTLSADPVGRLVLALAGRATPERIELSDDICTALQIVEHLQDVAEDLDRDRIYLPQEDLATFGVTEQDLAADTASRGVRQLIAWEASRARTLLDRGAPLVGTVHGRLRLLLAGFTAGGYAALDAIEAVGFDVLAHRAKPDKRRLAGRAAALFAKGR
- a CDS encoding ABC transporter ATP-binding protein, which produces MADAALDTVKEATVVDTDKARVPTVVVDDVHIVYKVHGAGAGKGSATSALSRIITRKKSPSIREVHAVRGISFTAYKGEAVGLIGSNGSGKSTMLAAIAGLLPTEKGAIYTNGQPSLLGVNAALMNDLTGERNVVLGCLAMGMSPAQVRERYQNIVDFSGINEKGDFISLPMRTYSSGMGARLRFSIAAAKTHDVLLIDEALATGDQGFQQRSKARINELRKEAGTVFLVSHDNNAIREVCERTIWIEHGELIMDGPTEEVVRRYEKGDRP
- a CDS encoding ABC transporter permease; its protein translation is MSTLSDPVNLSAPRGTDAGLTPKQLADKYGLSVSGRRPSLIQYVRQLWARRAFISAFATARLVAQYTTAKLGQVWQVLTPLLNCAVFYLVFGLIMNNRDTVPAYIAWLCIGVFIFQFSQSAIQAGTRSISDNLGLIRALHFPRASLPIAFTIIQLQQLLISMVVLVVIVLMNGIPPGMTWLLIIPALVLQSMFNTGLAMVMARIGSKTSDISQLMPFLLRTWMYISGVMYSVSSFIEKWPPLWQTLYSWNPAVVYMDLIRYAFMPESFDKSLYPGGTAADGHQLPKALILPDHIWMMAGTWAIVAFVVGFVFFWKAEEEYGRG